The following coding sequences are from one Vulpes vulpes isolate BD-2025 chromosome 12, VulVul3, whole genome shotgun sequence window:
- the SERPINB6 gene encoding serpin B6, whose amino-acid sequence MDMLSEANGTFAISLLKKLGEDSSKNVFFSPMSISSALSMVFMGAKGNTAAQMSQTLSLSKSGGGGDVHQGFQALLTEVNSAEARYLLRTANRLFGEASYGFLSSFKDSCRTFYQAEMEELDFLSACEQSREHINHWVAGRTEGKIVDLLSPGSVDPGTNLILVNAIYFKGNWDKQFNKEQTTERPFKVSKNEKKPVQMMFKKSTFQMTYIGEIFTKILVLPYVGRELNMIIMLPDENISLKTVETELTYEKFTEWTRPDMLDEEEVEVFLPRFKLEAEYDMKAVLCSLGMTDAFEQSKADFSGMSSRGDLYLSKVVHKSFVEVNEEGTEAAAATAAVMMLRCARIVPRFCADRPFLFFIQHSKSRSVLFCGRFSSP is encoded by the exons ATGGATATGCTTTCGGAGGCAAATGGCACCTTTGCCATAAGTCTTCTGAAAAAGCTGGGTGAAGACAGCTCGAAAAATGTGTTCTTCTCACCCATGAGCATCTCCTCTGCCCTGTCCATGGTCTTCATGGGCGCAAAGGGAAACACTGCAGCCCAGATGTCCCAG ACACTTTCCTTAAGTAAAAGCGGCGGAGGCGGTGATGTCCACCAGGGCTTCCAGGCGCTTCTCACCGAGGTCAACAGCGCCGAGGCGCGGTACTTGCTGAGAACTGCCAACAGGCTCTTCGGGGAGGCGTCCTACGGCTTCCTCTCG TCTTTCAAGGATTCCTGCCGAACATTCTACCAAGCCGAGATGGAAGAGCTCGACTTCTTGAGCGCCTGCGAGCAGTCCAGGGAACACATCAACCACTGGGTGGCTGGAAGGACGGAAG GTAAAATTGTGGACCTGCTGTCTCCAGGTTCAGTTGACCCAGGGACTAATCTGATTCTCGTGAATGCCATCTATTTCAAAGGAAACTGGGATAAACAGTTTAACAAAGAGCAGACCACGGAGAGGCCATTTAAAGTCAGCAAG AATGAGAAGAAGCCTGTgcaaatgatgtttaaaaaatctACCTTTCAAATGACCTATATAGGAGAAATATTCACCAAAATTCTGGTGCTTCCCTATGTGGGCAGAGAGCTGAACATGATCATCATGCTTCCAGATGAAAACATCAGTTTGAAGACG GTGGAGACAGAACTCACTTACGAGAAGTTCACGGAGTGGACGCGGCCGGACATGCTGGACGAGGAGGAGGTGGAAGTCTTCCTGCCGAGGTTTAAGCTGGAGGCGGAGTACGACATGAAGGCCGTGCTCTGCAGCCTGGGCATGACCGACGCCTTCGAGCAGAGCAAGGCCGACTTCTCGGGGATGTCGTCCAGGGGAGACCTGTACCTGTCCAAGGTGGTGCACAAGTCCTTCGTGGAGGTCAACGAGGAGGGGACGGAGGCCGCGGCCGCCACCGCGGCCGTCATGATGCTGCGCTGCGCGAGGATCGTGCCCCGGTTCTGTGCCGACcgccccttcctcttcttcatccagCACAGCAAGAGCCGCAGCGTCCTGTTCTGCGGCCGCTTCTCGTCCCCGTGA